GGCGGCCTGTTCGGCTTCTTCGCCTATGCGACCTACGACCTGACCAACCAGGCCACCCTGTTGCTCTGGTCCACGAAGATCACGGTCGCCGACATGATCTGGGGCACCTTCGTTTCCGGAGTGAGCTCGGCCGGCGGCTGCCTGATCACCGCCAGGCTCAGCAAGGGCGCCCAGGAGAAGATTGGCGCGTGAAGATAGAAGGCGGCTGCCATTGCGGGCTGGTACGGTTCGAGGCCGAGGTCGGCGACGAGCCGCTGGAGATACTCGACTGCAACTGCTCGATCTGTTCGATGACCGGCTATCTGCACCTGATCGTGCCCGATACGCGCTTCCGCCTGATCGACGGGCAGAAGGACACCACCACCTATCGCTTCGGCAGCGGCAAGGCGCGGCACATCTTCTGCTCGCAATGCGGGATCAAGAGCTTTTACCGGCCGCGCTCGCATCCGGACGGGATCAGCATCTCGCTGCGCTGTGTGGACGACTGGCAGGAGCTGGACGTGAAGATCGTGCCGTTCGAGGGGCGCGACTGGGGCAAGGGCGAGAATGTGCCGGGGGATTGAACCGTCGCCCCGGCGGAGGTGTATAGGCCGGGGAGACGATGCGCTTCAGACCCGTTCGAACGCCACCGTCCGGCGCACCACGTCCACCGCCGTCAGCCGCAGCTGTAGCGCCGCGCCCGGCTCGATGCCGCTCCCCGTCACCCGCGCAACCACCGCCATGTCGCATAGTTGCACCTTGGCGCCCTTGCCGTCGGCCTCGGTCGCGACGGCGTGGAAGGTCTGGCC
The sequence above is drawn from the Rhizorhabdus dicambivorans genome and encodes:
- a CDS encoding GFA family protein, whose product is MKIEGGCHCGLVRFEAEVGDEPLEILDCNCSICSMTGYLHLIVPDTRFRLIDGQKDTTTYRFGSGKARHIFCSQCGIKSFYRPRSHPDGISISLRCVDDWQELDVKIVPFEGRDWGKGENVPGD